One window from the genome of Thermococcus siculi encodes:
- a CDS encoding respiratory chain complex I subunit 1 family protein: MIDWKLVLEVIGILIYATFMGFIFMGIERKAMARIQRRVGPPIYQPIIDTLKLLGKKESVTHGFIYDFGPVFAMGASIAALLFLPIANFQLFSSNADLIVVAYMLEVPMLGIMLGAMSSGNPYSAVGVQRGLLTMVAMQLPYGLALIALIQHWGTFKLGEIVALQQTQGWSITVPALLLAFIVFDIVFQALLGLEPFDIITAPAEISMGPMVEYGGKHAALLFTQHAIQLFAETAFFAILFLGGASNLLELLIKQIAVLFIAIFVASIYPRFTIDQAAKFFWKWPTILGIIAVLLTV, encoded by the coding sequence ATGATAGACTGGAAGCTCGTCCTTGAGGTCATCGGAATACTGATCTACGCCACCTTCATGGGCTTCATCTTCATGGGTATAGAGAGAAAAGCGATGGCCAGGATACAGAGGCGCGTTGGACCGCCCATCTACCAGCCAATCATAGACACGCTCAAGCTCCTCGGTAAGAAGGAGAGCGTCACCCACGGCTTCATCTACGACTTCGGTCCGGTGTTTGCAATGGGAGCCAGCATAGCAGCGCTCCTCTTCCTTCCCATCGCCAACTTCCAGCTCTTCAGCAGCAACGCCGACCTCATCGTCGTAGCGTACATGCTCGAGGTTCCGATGCTCGGAATAATGCTCGGTGCCATGAGCTCCGGCAACCCCTACTCGGCCGTCGGTGTCCAGCGTGGCCTGCTCACCATGGTGGCCATGCAGCTGCCCTACGGTCTCGCGTTGATAGCCCTCATACAGCACTGGGGAACCTTCAAGCTGGGCGAGATAGTCGCCCTCCAGCAGACCCAGGGATGGAGCATAACCGTTCCAGCATTGCTGCTGGCCTTCATAGTCTTCGACATAGTCTTCCAGGCCCTCCTCGGTCTGGAACCCTTTGACATCATAACCGCCCCCGCAGAAATCTCCATGGGTCCGATGGTCGAGTACGGAGGAAAACACGCGGCTCTGCTATTCACCCAGCACGCTATACAGCTCTTCGCCGAGACGGCATTCTTCGCCATACTGTTCCTCGGCGGAGCCAGCAACCTCCTCGAGCTGCTCATCAAGCAGATAGCGGTGCTCTTCATAGCGATATTCGTGGCCAGCATCTACCCGAGGTTCACCATCGACCAGGCGGCCAAGTTCTTCTGGAAGTGGCCGACCATACTCGGAATAATAGCCGTGCTCCTGACGGTGTGA
- the nuoI gene encoding NADH-quinone oxidoreductase subunit NuoI, protein MESVEKPRVRVVGEEKVKIKKSFVKPWMGIKYLFKKPVTIKIPFEEIEPAPKYRGFHTLNWKTCVGCNFCGQICPARAIEMTWIEVDGKVEKRPHPKVDYGRCTFCQFCVDVCPTGALGFTENFYLTTGGLEEDLELYDWVPIHPDKVRELNEKFGDYRFPVERIEKKEDGTHIYHLRDGSTIEFKILGYGLRPPAAARPKPAAKPAPKPAEKKEAPKPAAKAGKPAEKPAEKKEEPKAEEKKE, encoded by the coding sequence ATGGAAAGCGTTGAGAAGCCAAGGGTTAGGGTTGTGGGCGAGGAGAAGGTCAAGATCAAGAAGTCATTCGTCAAGCCATGGATGGGCATCAAGTACCTCTTCAAGAAGCCGGTCACGATAAAGATACCCTTCGAGGAGATAGAGCCGGCTCCAAAGTACAGGGGATTCCACACGCTGAACTGGAAGACCTGCGTAGGCTGTAACTTCTGCGGCCAGATATGCCCTGCCAGGGCCATAGAGATGACCTGGATAGAGGTCGACGGCAAGGTCGAGAAGAGGCCCCATCCCAAGGTCGACTACGGCAGGTGCACCTTCTGCCAGTTCTGCGTCGACGTCTGCCCGACCGGCGCGCTGGGCTTCACCGAGAACTTCTACCTCACCACCGGAGGACTGGAGGAGGACCTCGAACTCTACGACTGGGTGCCCATCCACCCGGACAAGGTCAGGGAACTCAACGAGAAGTTCGGCGACTACCGCTTCCCGGTTGAGAGGATCGAGAAGAAGGAAGACGGCACCCACATCTACCACCTCCGCGACGGTTCAACCATTGAGTTCAAGATACTCGGCTACGGTCTGAGGCCTCCGGCAGCGGCGAGGCCGAAACCCGCCGCCAAGCCCGCCCCAAAACCGGCCGAAAAGAAGGAGGCACCCAAACCGGCAGCCAAGGCCGGGAAGCCGGCTGAGAAGCCCGCCGAAAAGAAGGAAGAACCCAAGGCGGAAGAAAAGAAGGAGTGA
- a CDS encoding NADH-quinone oxidoreductase subunit D, which produces MANLEVPKELREEAKQHDMYLHPIDKDTYELFFGPQHMATENFSIILKVDGNRIERAIVNPGFLHRGFEKLAEQRPYFTNIALILRICVPESDVPENIYSMAVDEIVGWEVPERAQWIRTVVLEMARMSAWMFWIMGFGNEIGLYTAGQWAAAYRERFMRLYEELTGGRVYHIYTVPGGVRRDIPGDKWLRQLRDTVEYIKGKLKDFDEILFDNYITFERTEGVGVMDRKFALKHAVTGPNLRAVGVPYDVRKDDPYYLYPELEFEVPVLKEGDSLARTLVRRYEMEQDLYILEQLLDMGPPSGPYMVKDARLKALPRFKPPKGDAYAHVESTKGDFGAYVVSDGTHKPYRAHFRGPSQSHGVTVLEELLKGARIADVPVILKTLDNCPPDIDR; this is translated from the coding sequence ATGGCTAACCTTGAAGTTCCGAAGGAATTGAGGGAAGAAGCGAAGCAGCACGACATGTACCTCCATCCCATAGACAAGGACACCTACGAGCTGTTCTTTGGTCCCCAGCACATGGCCACCGAAAACTTCAGCATAATCCTGAAGGTGGACGGGAACAGGATAGAGAGAGCAATAGTCAACCCGGGCTTCCTCCACAGGGGTTTCGAGAAACTCGCCGAACAGAGGCCGTACTTCACCAACATAGCCCTCATACTGCGTATCTGTGTTCCGGAGAGCGACGTCCCTGAGAACATCTACTCGATGGCCGTTGATGAGATAGTCGGCTGGGAGGTTCCAGAGAGGGCTCAGTGGATAAGGACGGTCGTCCTTGAAATGGCAAGGATGAGCGCCTGGATGTTCTGGATAATGGGCTTCGGAAACGAGATAGGCCTTTACACGGCCGGTCAGTGGGCCGCTGCCTATCGTGAGAGGTTCATGCGCCTCTACGAGGAACTCACCGGTGGAAGGGTCTACCACATCTACACCGTGCCAGGTGGAGTCAGGAGGGACATACCGGGGGACAAGTGGCTCAGGCAGCTTAGAGACACCGTCGAGTACATCAAGGGCAAGCTCAAGGACTTCGACGAGATACTCTTCGACAACTACATCACCTTCGAGAGGACTGAGGGAGTGGGAGTGATGGACAGGAAGTTCGCCCTCAAGCACGCAGTGACCGGCCCGAACCTCCGCGCTGTGGGTGTTCCCTACGACGTCAGGAAGGACGACCCCTATTACCTCTACCCCGAGCTTGAGTTCGAGGTTCCAGTCCTTAAAGAGGGCGACAGCCTAGCGAGAACCCTCGTCAGGAGGTACGAGATGGAGCAGGACCTCTACATACTCGAGCAGCTCCTCGACATGGGGCCGCCGAGCGGACCGTACATGGTCAAGGACGCCAGGCTTAAGGCACTCCCGAGGTTCAAGCCGCCCAAAGGAGACGCCTACGCCCACGTGGAGAGCACCAAGGGAGACTTCGGTGCCTACGTCGTCAGCGACGGAACCCACAAGCCTTACAGGGCCCACTTCCGCGGGCCGAGCCAGAGCCACGGAGTTACGGTACTTGAGGAGCTCCTGAAGGGAGCGCGCATTGCCGACGTCCCGGTCATACTGAAGACCCTCGACAACTGCCCGCCGGACATAGACAGGTGA
- a CDS encoding DUF996 domain-containing protein encodes MPVNLRSERNLGLIGSVLVLVGGFLGIIPYIGTFLGTASLVGQVLILIALKGIGDKLGDDRPFRYYLYSIVVVIGALIIAGIMALVGILTVPSFVDKGDWTGLVGVGIISMALLLLLAAIILGIYFSIKAWRATYEITGVEEFDKVATWTKWGAITLIILVGVILLLVAAIYQIIAFANLPEEMESREGTSAFNPIS; translated from the coding sequence ATGCCAGTGAACCTGAGGAGCGAAAGGAACCTGGGGTTAATCGGCTCGGTGCTCGTTCTGGTTGGAGGTTTTCTGGGGATAATCCCCTACATAGGAACCTTCCTGGGAACAGCCTCACTGGTCGGCCAGGTACTGATCCTCATCGCACTCAAGGGCATCGGCGACAAGCTCGGTGATGATAGGCCCTTCCGGTACTACCTGTACTCAATAGTGGTGGTCATCGGGGCGTTGATTATTGCCGGTATAATGGCCCTGGTGGGGATTCTGACGGTTCCCTCCTTCGTGGATAAAGGGGATTGGACCGGGTTGGTGGGAGTGGGCATTATCAGCATGGCGCTCCTTCTCCTCCTCGCGGCCATTATCCTGGGCATATACTTCTCCATCAAGGCATGGCGTGCTACGTATGAGATAACCGGCGTCGAGGAGTTCGACAAGGTTGCCACCTGGACCAAGTGGGGAGCGATAACCCTGATAATCCTCGTCGGAGTCATACTGCTCCTCGTGGCGGCGATATACCAGATAATCGCCTTCGCCAATCTGCCTGAGGAGATGGAATCCCGTGAGGGAACCAGTGCATTCAACCCGATTTCCTGA
- a CDS encoding Lrp/AsnC family transcriptional regulator has product MRNPEALDSLDRMILHVLQEDGRASYSEIARRLKVPESTVRLRVRKLLERGVIRKFAALINPFKAGYSIVAFIAVDVEPSRVKKAAEELSKLPEVDVLGIATGAHDILMQVTVRDLQELENFLIEKLGRVEGIRSTETSILTSVRKWGYARVF; this is encoded by the coding sequence ATGCGTAATCCTGAGGCACTCGACAGCCTGGACAGGATGATACTCCACGTTCTTCAGGAGGATGGACGGGCCAGCTACTCTGAGATCGCCAGAAGGCTGAAGGTTCCAGAATCGACGGTCAGACTGAGGGTCAGGAAGCTGCTTGAGAGGGGAGTCATAAGGAAGTTTGCCGCACTGATAAATCCCTTCAAAGCGGGCTACTCGATAGTGGCCTTCATAGCAGTTGACGTTGAACCCAGCAGGGTCAAGAAGGCCGCCGAGGAGCTGAGCAAGCTGCCGGAGGTGGACGTCCTCGGAATAGCCACCGGCGCCCACGACATACTAATGCAGGTGACGGTCAGGGATCTCCAGGAGCTGGAGAACTTTCTCATAGAGAAGCTCGGTAGGGTCGAGGGCATAAGGAGCACCGAGACATCGATACTGACCAGCGTGAGGAAGTGGGGCTACGCACGGGTGTTCTGA
- a CDS encoding uracil-xanthine permease family protein, with product MEKVETIEKPVLKIGIDERVEPAKALVFGLQHVLAMFGATVTVPLVVGGAVGLSGDQIALMIQAVLLAMGIATLLQTTIGSRYPIVQGSSFAFIPGLIAIGSSLGMAAVQGALIVGGLIEAAIGWLGIIGKVRKLFTPLVTGVTITLIGFSLASVAVKNFFNFYADPTGTTLMKASIVALITFLTTVFVALKAKGSLKAMPVVVGAAVGYLVSVPLGLTDFALVKSLPVLSVPSIFPWGTPVFDGTAIVLLLFAFMVSIIESVGDYHAIATVTGSEITGRHITRGIGSEGIACSIAGVLGACGTTSYSENIGVVALTKVGSRHVVQVGAAILIFLSLLPKFAGILASMPAPVLGGLTLALYGMISVTGLRLIKERVEFSDRNTLILAAALITGLGAPQLPPEFLVHFPELVASILESGMAVGALTAIVLDRIL from the coding sequence ATGGAAAAGGTCGAGACGATCGAGAAGCCGGTTTTAAAGATTGGAATCGATGAGAGGGTTGAACCCGCGAAGGCTTTGGTTTTCGGCCTTCAGCACGTTCTCGCGATGTTTGGCGCGACCGTCACGGTGCCTCTTGTCGTCGGCGGTGCCGTAGGACTGAGCGGCGACCAGATAGCGCTCATGATACAGGCGGTTCTGCTGGCGATGGGCATAGCGACGCTGCTCCAGACGACGATCGGTTCCCGCTACCCGATAGTCCAGGGGTCGAGCTTCGCCTTCATACCGGGGCTGATAGCTATAGGCTCTTCCCTTGGAATGGCGGCGGTTCAGGGGGCCTTGATAGTCGGGGGGTTGATAGAGGCCGCCATCGGCTGGCTCGGGATAATCGGGAAGGTCAGGAAGCTGTTCACGCCGCTCGTCACGGGGGTTACGATAACCCTCATCGGCTTCAGCCTGGCCAGCGTCGCGGTTAAGAACTTCTTCAACTTCTACGCCGACCCGACCGGCACGACCCTGATGAAGGCCAGCATAGTGGCCCTGATAACGTTCCTCACGACGGTGTTCGTGGCACTAAAAGCCAAGGGAAGCCTGAAGGCGATGCCCGTTGTGGTAGGTGCCGCTGTTGGCTACCTCGTCAGCGTTCCCCTCGGCCTCACGGACTTTGCCCTCGTGAAAAGCCTGCCGGTTCTTAGCGTTCCAAGCATCTTCCCCTGGGGGACACCGGTCTTTGACGGCACGGCGATAGTGCTCCTCCTCTTCGCCTTCATGGTGAGCATTATCGAGAGTGTGGGGGACTACCACGCGATAGCTACCGTAACTGGTTCGGAGATAACCGGGAGGCACATAACGAGGGGCATAGGGAGCGAGGGGATTGCCTGCTCGATAGCTGGAGTATTGGGGGCCTGCGGGACGACGAGCTACTCCGAGAACATAGGTGTTGTGGCGCTCACAAAGGTCGGCAGCAGGCACGTGGTTCAGGTCGGCGCGGCGATACTGATATTCCTCTCCCTCCTTCCGAAGTTCGCGGGAATACTCGCCTCGATGCCGGCACCGGTTCTTGGAGGCCTTACCCTGGCCCTCTACGGCATGATAAGCGTCACAGGGCTGAGGCTGATTAAGGAGAGGGTCGAATTCAGCGATAGGAACACCCTAATACTCGCGGCGGCGCTCATAACGGGCCTCGGCGCACCGCAGCTTCCGCCGGAGTTTCTGGTCCACTTTCCGGAGCTGGTGGCGAGCATCCTGGAGTCGGGAATGGCGGTGGGAGCGCTGACCGCGATAGTCCTCGACAGAATTCTCTGA
- a CDS encoding NADH-quinone oxidoreductase subunit C — protein sequence MDMNEKPKVEEKVENAQPVEETKPELPDTKEGKLVKELIDKAPYAEGSVRRERRVEFKVPAERIHEFLELASEKFEMLMQISTVDWLKEGEFELVYQLWSVSEGIHAFVRTRVPRDNAKLPTVMDIWPVAETYEREAHEFFGIIFEGNPRLGPFILEPREYEKHPLRKDFNTLSYVKTIYGEDFDRYDESKTNYVI from the coding sequence ATGGATATGAACGAGAAGCCGAAGGTTGAGGAGAAGGTCGAAAACGCTCAGCCGGTTGAGGAGACCAAGCCGGAGCTTCCGGACACCAAGGAAGGAAAGCTCGTGAAGGAGCTCATTGACAAAGCACCCTACGCAGAGGGAAGCGTAAGGCGCGAGAGGCGCGTTGAGTTCAAAGTCCCCGCAGAGAGGATACACGAGTTCCTCGAACTGGCTAGTGAGAAGTTTGAGATGCTCATGCAGATAAGCACAGTTGACTGGCTCAAGGAGGGCGAGTTTGAGCTCGTCTACCAGCTCTGGAGTGTGAGCGAAGGAATACACGCATTCGTCAGGACGAGAGTACCAAGGGATAACGCAAAGCTCCCAACGGTTATGGACATCTGGCCGGTCGCTGAAACCTACGAGAGGGAAGCGCACGAGTTCTTTGGAATAATTTTCGAGGGCAACCCGAGGCTCGGACCCTTCATACTCGAGCCGAGGGAGTACGAGAAGCACCCGCTCAGGAAGGACTTCAACACGCTGTCCTACGTCAAGACCATCTACGGAGAAGACTTCGACCGTTATGATGAGAGCAAGACCAACTACGTGATATGA
- a CDS encoding DUF996 domain-containing protein, whose protein sequence is MVPLGVNVRSEKNLGMWGSILALLGGFVPYIGSVLALVGLVLVLVALHGIGKAVGDDRPFKNYLYALIAAIAMVIVIIAVVFTAFLSMTPLTETSFHVEEVHTIEPGETVITHEVGGGPSLLVGSIALVFLLVIAVVIISAYFEMRAWNAMYEITGTKEFRDAANWFKWGAITAILIVGLLLIFIARIFVILGFSNMPEELEERGPTEVPIDSPIV, encoded by the coding sequence GTGGTTCCATTGGGTGTGAACGTGAGGAGTGAAAAGAACCTCGGCATGTGGGGTTCGATACTGGCGCTACTCGGTGGCTTCGTGCCCTACATCGGCAGCGTGCTGGCCCTTGTGGGACTCGTACTCGTTCTCGTTGCCCTCCACGGCATAGGAAAAGCGGTCGGAGATGACAGGCCCTTCAAGAACTACCTCTACGCGCTGATAGCCGCCATAGCCATGGTGATAGTGATAATCGCCGTGGTCTTCACGGCGTTTCTCTCCATGACGCCCCTCACGGAGACAAGCTTCCACGTGGAGGAAGTCCACACAATTGAACCCGGCGAGACCGTGATAACCCATGAGGTCGGAGGAGGACCGTCACTACTCGTAGGCTCGATAGCCCTCGTATTCCTGCTGGTAATCGCGGTGGTAATCATCAGCGCCTACTTCGAGATGAGGGCCTGGAACGCGATGTACGAGATAACGGGCACCAAGGAGTTCAGGGACGCCGCAAACTGGTTCAAATGGGGAGCGATAACGGCGATACTGATAGTCGGCCTCCTGCTGATATTCATAGCCAGGATATTCGTCATCCTCGGATTCAGCAACATGCCTGAGGAGCTGGAGGAGAGGGGACCCACCGAGGTTCCCATTGACTCGCCGATAGTCTGA
- a CDS encoding thioredoxin family protein: protein MDELEMIRRKKMLELMKKAGMIEVKPKRKVVIEVITSPGCPYCPIAWAMAQEIARKYEGVTARELSVATPEGQRKAMEHNIMGTPTILIDNRVEFIGVPNFAEFERRVRERLNQA from the coding sequence ATGGACGAGCTGGAGATGATCAGGAGAAAGAAGATGCTCGAACTCATGAAGAAGGCGGGAATGATAGAGGTCAAACCGAAGAGAAAGGTTGTCATCGAGGTCATAACATCCCCCGGTTGCCCCTACTGTCCGATAGCGTGGGCCATGGCACAGGAGATAGCGAGGAAATACGAAGGTGTCACTGCGAGGGAACTCAGTGTAGCAACCCCCGAGGGGCAGAGAAAGGCGATGGAGCACAACATAATGGGGACTCCGACGATACTCATAGACAACAGGGTGGAGTTCATAGGCGTACCGAACTTTGCGGAATTTGAGAGAAGGGTGAGGGAGAGACTGAATCAGGCGTAG
- a CDS encoding glutaredoxin family protein — protein sequence MKKTGMILLLILLVGFAAGCISSSAPTSTPSTSSPSTTTSTSSAPEYVVVNGTKIYLNEIHFYMYGMKTCPHCRKMKKQIPEVYGEDSLTYYELVDNPENEKLFQKIYELTGIQGVPAIAITYNGSISAIIEGEFSVNATPQIIQSAMANNGTFLVVGGKVYLLPHDSEDAMQTLEALYAIFVKHEMPPENSTNG from the coding sequence ATGAAAAAAACTGGAATGATACTCCTGCTCATACTCCTCGTCGGTTTCGCGGCCGGCTGTATATCGTCGAGCGCTCCAACCTCGACCCCGAGTACATCGTCGCCGTCCACGACCACATCAACCTCAAGCGCCCCCGAGTACGTCGTCGTCAACGGGACGAAGATATATCTGAACGAAATTCACTTCTACATGTACGGTATGAAGACGTGCCCCCACTGCAGGAAAATGAAGAAGCAGATCCCCGAGGTTTACGGGGAGGACAGCTTAACGTACTACGAGCTGGTGGACAACCCGGAGAACGAAAAGCTGTTCCAGAAGATATACGAACTCACGGGCATTCAGGGCGTTCCCGCGATAGCGATAACCTACAACGGAAGCATCTCGGCCATCATAGAGGGTGAATTCAGCGTCAACGCGACTCCCCAAATAATACAGAGTGCCATGGCAAACAACGGGACTTTTCTCGTCGTTGGCGGAAAGGTCTACCTGCTCCCCCATGACAGTGAGGATGCAATGCAGACCCTCGAGGCCCTCTACGCCATCTTCGTAAAGCACGAGATGCCGCCTGAGAACTCAACCAACGGCTGA
- a CDS encoding NuoB/complex I 20 kDa subunit family protein yields MRNEMNNPGDDGIISYELQEFKLFEPLFKWARKKSLWIVAFCTGCGGIEMPPLATARYDFERFGIMPNPAPRMADLFLITGYVTPKTLKRIIITYEMMQDPKYILAHGSCPINGGVYWDSYNVVKQLDKYLPVDVAIAGCMPRAEAVMDGIMEIMRKIENGEADGWKRYRENYEWYRKNQDELFGEGWREKDARRWLAWI; encoded by the coding sequence ATGAGAAACGAAATGAATAACCCCGGAGATGACGGGATCATAAGCTACGAACTCCAGGAGTTCAAGCTCTTTGAGCCCCTCTTCAAGTGGGCCAGGAAGAAGAGCCTCTGGATAGTGGCGTTCTGTACCGGATGCGGCGGTATCGAGATGCCGCCGCTCGCCACTGCCAGATACGACTTCGAGCGTTTCGGAATAATGCCCAACCCTGCCCCGAGGATGGCCGACCTGTTCCTCATCACGGGCTACGTCACTCCGAAGACGCTCAAGAGGATAATCATAACCTATGAGATGATGCAGGATCCCAAGTACATCCTCGCCCACGGTTCCTGCCCGATCAACGGTGGTGTCTACTGGGACTCCTACAACGTGGTTAAACAGCTCGACAAGTACCTGCCTGTCGACGTTGCGATCGCCGGCTGCATGCCGAGGGCAGAGGCAGTTATGGACGGTATAATGGAGATAATGCGCAAGATTGAGAACGGTGAAGCCGACGGCTGGAAGCGCTATAGGGAGAACTACGAGTGGTACAGGAAGAACCAGGACGAGCTGTTTGGTGAAGGCTGGCGCGAGAAGGACGCGAGGAGGTGGCTCGCATGGATATGA
- a CDS encoding leucine/methionine racemase, whose amino-acid sequence MDKPRNKEEVVERYSRVFPRASRVTYAPIVGVRARNAMVWDIEGREYIDFLSDAAVQNVGHNNPKVVRAVKEQVEELMHFTFIYGFPVEPLLLAEKLAEIAPMEGVKVSLGMTGSDANDGAIKFARAYTRRRTILSYLRSYYGSTYGAMSVTGLDFEIRSKVGELSDVHYIPYPNCYRCPFGKEPKSCRMECVEYLKEKFEGEVYAGGVAALFAEPIQGDAGMVVPPEDYFKRVKRILDEHGILLVVDEVQSGMGRTGKWFAIEHFGVEPDIITLAKPLGGGLPISAIIGRAEVMDSLPPLGHAFTLSGNPVASRAALAVIEEIEEKELLRRAEKLGKYTKKRLEKMKEEHELIGDVRGLGLMLGIDLVKDRETKERAYEEARKVVWRAYELGLILAFLQGNVLRIQPPLTIEEELLDEGLDRLERAITDVEEGKVPDSVLAKVQGW is encoded by the coding sequence ATGGATAAACCCAGAAACAAGGAAGAGGTTGTTGAACGCTATTCCAGAGTTTTTCCTAGGGCTTCGAGGGTCACATACGCCCCAATAGTCGGTGTTAGGGCCAGGAACGCCATGGTCTGGGACATAGAGGGGAGGGAGTACATCGATTTCCTGAGTGATGCGGCTGTGCAGAACGTCGGCCACAACAACCCCAAGGTTGTTCGGGCCGTTAAGGAGCAGGTCGAGGAGCTGATGCACTTCACATTCATCTACGGCTTTCCGGTGGAGCCGCTCCTTCTGGCCGAGAAGCTGGCGGAGATAGCCCCGATGGAGGGGGTAAAGGTCTCCCTCGGCATGACGGGGAGCGACGCCAACGACGGGGCCATAAAGTTCGCGAGGGCCTACACGAGGAGGAGAACCATCCTCAGTTATTTGAGGAGCTACTACGGCTCCACCTACGGTGCGATGAGCGTAACCGGCCTCGACTTCGAAATCCGCTCGAAGGTCGGAGAGCTGAGCGACGTTCACTACATTCCCTACCCCAACTGCTATCGCTGCCCCTTCGGAAAGGAGCCTAAAAGCTGTAGGATGGAGTGCGTGGAGTACCTAAAGGAGAAGTTCGAGGGCGAGGTCTATGCCGGGGGAGTAGCTGCCCTCTTCGCGGAGCCGATACAGGGGGATGCCGGCATGGTGGTTCCCCCGGAGGACTACTTCAAACGCGTTAAGAGAATCCTGGATGAGCACGGCATTCTTCTGGTGGTTGACGAGGTTCAGAGCGGCATGGGCAGAACCGGGAAATGGTTCGCGATAGAACACTTTGGAGTCGAACCGGACATAATCACCCTCGCAAAGCCCCTCGGTGGCGGACTGCCGATAAGCGCGATAATAGGGCGGGCGGAGGTAATGGACTCCCTCCCGCCGCTGGGACACGCCTTTACCCTAAGCGGAAACCCCGTTGCCAGCAGGGCCGCACTCGCCGTCATAGAGGAGATAGAGGAGAAGGAACTCCTGAGGAGGGCCGAAAAGCTCGGGAAGTACACGAAGAAGAGGCTCGAAAAGATGAAGGAAGAGCACGAGCTGATCGGTGACGTCCGCGGTCTCGGTCTGATGCTCGGCATCGACCTCGTGAAGGACAGGGAGACGAAGGAGAGGGCCTACGAGGAGGCCAGAAAGGTCGTGTGGAGGGCCTACGAGCTGGGTCTCATCCTGGCCTTCCTCCAGGGGAACGTGCTCAGAATTCAACCGCCGCTCACGATAGAGGAGGAACTCCTCGATGAGGGACTCGACCGCCTAGAAAGGGCGATAACCGACGTCGAGGAGGGGAAGGTGCCGGACAGTGTTCTGGCAAAGGTGCAGGGATGGTAG
- a CDS encoding cytochrome C biogenesis protein CcdA codes for MRAEVKGLAIILFASFGISALALWALGMVDFLPAFFTLALSDSINPCTFVIYTMLLIALSVREVSRKRLYLVGLSFVVAVYASYYLLGIGLLYLGSYIPLWMAGAFAVVFGVYTIATGLMEKSRVGNKSDLRRKMFSSDATLAGAFILGIIVSTTLLPCSAGSYLVYATIIAHASKTVAFLLLGLYNIIFVLPLLVILLAMGSVTESKRFSQAMVRRSRELSVVAGLLLVGIGFWILLGYA; via the coding sequence ATGAGGGCTGAAGTTAAGGGACTGGCGATAATACTCTTCGCCTCCTTCGGCATAAGCGCCCTAGCACTCTGGGCGCTGGGAATGGTAGACTTCCTGCCCGCGTTCTTCACGCTCGCACTCAGTGACTCCATAAACCCCTGCACCTTCGTCATATACACGATGCTCCTCATAGCGCTCTCCGTCAGGGAAGTTTCGAGGAAAAGGCTCTATCTCGTGGGCCTGTCCTTCGTGGTGGCGGTGTATGCCTCCTACTACCTCCTTGGGATCGGTCTCCTGTACCTCGGATCCTACATTCCCCTGTGGATGGCAGGGGCCTTCGCGGTGGTCTTTGGGGTATACACGATCGCCACAGGACTGATGGAGAAATCGAGGGTGGGGAATAAAAGCGACCTCCGGAGAAAGATGTTCAGTAGCGACGCGACACTCGCTGGCGCCTTCATTCTCGGGATAATAGTTTCCACGACGCTCCTCCCGTGCTCCGCTGGCAGCTACCTCGTCTACGCCACGATAATAGCCCACGCGAGTAAGACCGTCGCGTTCCTCCTCCTCGGCCTCTACAACATCATCTTCGTCCTTCCGCTGTTGGTCATACTGCTCGCAATGGGGAGCGTCACAGAGAGCAAGAGGTTCTCCCAGGCGATGGTCAGACGCAGCAGAGAGCTTTCCGTGGTGGCCGGCCTCCTGCTCGTTGGGATAGGCTTCTGGATACTCCTCGGCTACGCCTGA